From a single Arachis hypogaea cultivar Tifrunner chromosome 3, arahy.Tifrunner.gnm2.J5K5, whole genome shotgun sequence genomic region:
- the LOC112788858 gene encoding linoleate 13S-lipoxygenase 2-1, chloroplastic, with protein sequence MITPQIQVTNSSSPTYLIFNKPITITSLHGGGGSISIYPSFRVRTSRPISFPNHRRCNSSKTIKAVAMTEEENKKSIMKFKATIRVQPTVGGIFSEMAIERGLDDITDLFGKSLLLELVSSTLHQTTALEKETISGYAHRTVQTAEEVKYEAELAVPPGFGEIGAIFVENEHRREMFIKDIVLHGFETGPLRFSCDSWVHSKFDNPVKRLFFTNKSYLPSDTPEGLKRLRGEELQLLRGNGHGERKTFDRIYDYDVYNDLGDPDNDIQLKRPVLGGKHNPYPRRCRTGRPRSKADPLSEERSSSIYVPRDESFSEVKQLTFSAKTVYSVLHAVVPAVQTAIVDRDLGFELFSHIDDLFHEGIGLPPSKNKGVLRNMLPRLIKFINETQDDLLRFEPPAPMDRDRFFWFRDEEFGRQTLAGLNPCCIQLVTEWPLKSKLDPNVYGPAESAITKELVEKEIRGFCTVEEAIEAKKLFVLDYHDLLLPVVEQVRELQGTTLYGSRALFFLTAEGTLRPLAIELVRPPINGKPQWKQVYTPTWHSTGVWLWRLAKAHLLAHDSGYHQLVSHWLRTHCCTEPYIIATNRQLSAMHPIYRLLNPHFRYTMEINALAREALINADGIIETSFTPKKYSILLSSIAYDKHWQFNLQSLPNDLIHRGMAVKDDNAPHGLRLTIEDYPYANDGLVLWDALKGWITDYVDRYYSDSDLVRSDEELQAWWHEIKNVGHGDKKDEPWWPLLNTKEDLVQILTTIVWIASGHHAAVNFGQYDYAGYFPNRPTIARKKMPTEDPTEEEWEEFMEKPEMALLKCFPSQIQATTVMAVLDILSSHSPEEEYLGETIEPSWEEDPIVKGAFEKFKGKLLELEGEIDRRNADRQRKNRNGAGMLPYQLLKPVSEPGVTGKGVPYSISI encoded by the exons ATGATTACACCACAAATTCAAGTAACAAATTCTTCAAGCCCAACCTATCTCATATTTAACAAGCCAATAACAATAACAAGCCTccatggtggtggtggtagtattAGTATCTACCCTTCTTTTAGGGTTAGGACTAGTAGGCCAATATCATTCCCAAACCATAGAAGGTGTAATAGTAGCAAAACAATCAAAGCTGTGGCTATGACTGAAGAAGAGAATAAGAAATCAATAATGAAGTTTAAAGCCACCATAAGAGTTCAACCAACCGTTGGAGGGATATTTTCGGAAATGGCCATAGAACGAGGGCTTGATGATATAACTGATTTGTTTGGTAAATCATTACTCTTGGAGCTTGTTAGCTCAACCCTTCATCAAA CGACGGCGCTGGAGAAGGAAACCATAAGCGGTTACGCCCACAGGACGGTTCAAACAGCAGAGGAGGTCAAGTATGAGGCTGAGCTTGCGGTGCCACCTGGTTTCGGAGAGATTGGTGCCATTTTCGTGGAGAATGAGCACCGCAGAGAGATGTTCATTAAGGATATTGTCCTTCATGGCTTTGAAACTGGTCCCCTTCGCTTCTCTTGCGACTCTTGGGTTCATTCCAAGTTTGACAACCCCGTTAAGAGGCTCTTTTTCACCAACAAG TCATATTTGCCATCAGACACACCAGAAGGATTGAAGAGGCTAAGGGGAGAGGAGCTACAGCTTCTCAGAGGGAATGGCCATGGCGAACGCAAGACCTTCGACCGCATATACGATTACGATGTCTACAACGACCTTGGAGATCCAGACAACGATATCCAACTCAAGAGACCTGTTCTTGGTGGCAAACACAATCCATATCCACGTCGTTGCAGAACTGGAAGACCACGCTCTAAAGCAG ACCCGTTATCGGAGGAAAGGAGTAGCAGCATCTATGTGCCAAGGGACGAAAGCTTCTCAGAAGTGAAGCAGTTAACGTTCTCGGCGAAGACGGTGTACTCGGTGCTGCACGCGGTGGTGCCGGCGGTACAGACGGCGATAGTTGACAGGGATCTAGGATTTGAATTGTTCTCACACATAGATGATCTTTTCCATGAAGGGATTGGCTTGCCTCCTTCAAAGAACAAAGGAGTTCTGAGGAACATGTTACCCAGGCTTATCAAGTTCATCAACGAAACCCAAGACGACCTTCTCCGTTTTGAGCCTCCCGCACCCATGGACA GGGACAGGTTCTTTTGGTTTAGGGACGAAGAATTTGGAAGACAAACTCTTGCGGGTCTCAACCCATGTTGTATACAACTCGTGACG GAATGGCCATTGAAGAGCAAACTGGACCCAAATGTTTATGGGCCTGCGGAATCAGCAATTACGAAAGAACTAGTTGAAAAGGAAATCAGAGGATTCTGTACGGTGGAAGAGGCTATAGAAGCCAAGAAATTGTTCGTATTGGACTACCACGATTTACTATTGCCAGTGGTAGAGCAAGTAAGGGAGCTTCAAGGGACAACACTCTATGGATCTAGGGCACTCTTCTTTCTTACAGCTGAAGGCACACTCCGCCCACTCGCTATCGAGCTTGTTCGCCCTCCCATCAATGGAAAGCCTCAGTGGAAGCAAGTCTATACCCCCACGTGGCACTCTACCGGCGTTTGGCTTTGGAGGCTTGCCAAGGCTCATCTTCTTGCTCATGACTCTGGTTACCACCAACTTGTTAGTCACTG GCTACGAACTCATTGCTGCACAGAACCTTACATAATAGCAACGAACAGGCAATTAAGTGCAATGCACCCAATCTATAGGCTTTTAAATCCGCACTTCAGATACACAATGGAGATCAATGCACTTGCACGTGAAGCCCTAATCAATGCAGATGGGATCATAGAAACAAGCTTCACTCCCAAGAAATACTCAATCCTTCTAAGTTCCATTGCTTACGACAAACACTGGCAATTCAACTTACAATCCCTCCCCAATGACCTCATCCACAGGGGGATGGCGGTTAAAGACGATAATGCCCCTCATGGTCTGAGGCTCACCATTGAGGACTACCCTTATGCCAATGATGGACTCGTCCTTTGGGATGCTCTCAAAGGATGGATCACTGATTATGTTGACCGCTATTACTCCGATTCCGATCTTGTCCGCTCCGATGAGGAACTCCAGGCGTGGTGGCATGAGATCAAGAATGTTGGACATGGCGACAAGAAAGACGAGCCCTGGTGGCCGCTTTTGAACACCAAAGAGGATCTTGTTCAGATTCTCACCACCATTGTTTGGATAGCTTCTGGCCACCACGCTGCCGTCAACTTTGGCCAATATGATTATGCAG GGTATTTTCCAAACAGACCGACAATTGCAAGGAAGAAGATGCCAACAGAGGATCCAACAGAAGAGGAATGGGAAGAATTCATGGAGAAGCCAGAAATGGCATTGTTAAAGTGCTTCCCATCACAGATCCAAGCGACAACAGTGATGGCAGTGTTAGACATATTGTCAAGCCACTCGCCAGAGGAAGAGTATTTGGGTGAAACCATAGAGCCATCATGGGAAGAAGACCCAATTGTAAAAGGAGCGTTTGAGAAGTTCAAAGGGAAGTTGTTGGAACTTGAAGGAGAGATTGATAGGAGGAATGCCGATAGACAGAGAAAGAACAGAAATGGTGCTGGAATGTTGCCGTATCAGCTTCTCAAACCAGTTTCGGAACCTGGTGTTACTGGTAAAGGAGTTCCATATAGTATCTCTATTTGA